From one Paramormyrops kingsleyae isolate MSU_618 chromosome 1, PKINGS_0.4, whole genome shotgun sequence genomic stretch:
- the naxd gene encoding ATP-dependent (S)-NAD(P)H-hydrate dehydratase isoform X1 has translation MLANTRGFLWSDVETRALLNIWGEQDVQMALDGNFRNSHVYRDVAGRLGEMGYDRTPEQCRIRVKSLKRQYYQAKEGTRRNGHCHKICKFYEEMERILSSRPQMETQDGVATGDEPLDGMEEEGDGAEPAQETLVEHAGESSYTQPTVKVEYPIFPIPVTVNSGASVRQPGAQASMGSPSSSRPRKSRKCYASLPLDKLLERFLEHSVEAEENFHKQEEQRQQLEERRREAEHARELHMLQMLGQMFSGMVTPTPAPTPQACPQHHADQQPCGNRGAVPARPLVIERSFSVGGTAQRNMDSILPLVKSIIPPLMPRKHKGQDGRIGIVGGCQEYTGAPYFAAISALKVGADLSHVFCTKDAATVIKSYSPELIVHPVLDGPDAVEEVEKWLPRLHSVVVGPGLGRDDKLLKNAKDIIEKSKARGIPVVIDADGLWLVAQQPAIIHGYPKAILTPNFMEFRRLYEATHHEPLDSSDIQRSALQLSVAMGNLTVVLKGEEDIITNGNSVMVCSQEGSSRRCGGQGDLLSGSLGVMAHWAYSSTAEATKGTSPAMVAAFGACTLTRQCNRQAFHKHGRSMTTSDMLPEIGSAFRKLFES, from the exons ATGCTGGCGAACACACGGGGCTTTTTGTGGTCCGACGTGGAGACCAGAGCTTTGCTGAACATCTGGGGTGAGCAGGACGTGCAGATGGCGCTGGACGGAAACTTCCGCAACAGTCACGTTTACCGCGACGTGGCCGGCCGGCTGGGGGAGATGGGCTACGACCGGACCCCAGAGCAGTGCCGCATTCGCGTAAAGAGCCTCAAGAGGCAGTACTACCAAGCCAAGGAGGGCACTAGAAGGAACGGCCACTGCCACAAGATCTGCAAGTTTTACGAGGAGATGGAGAGGATTTTGAGTAGCCGACCTCAAATGGAGACGCAGGATGGCGTGGCCACAGGAGACGAGCCCCTAGACGGTATGGAGGAGGAGGGAGATGGCGCAGAGCCTGCACAGGAGACCTTGGTGGAGCATGCAGGAGAATCCTCCTACACTCAGCCCACTGTGAAGGTGGAATACCCAATATTCCCCATCCCAGTGACAGTGAACAGCG GCGCGTCAGTAAGGCAGCCTGGTGCCCAGGCCTCCATGGGCAGCCCGTCCTCCAGCCGGCCCAGGAAGTCCCGGAAGTGCTACGCCAGCCTGCCTCTGGACAAACTCCTGGAGCGCTTTCTGGAGCACAGCGTGGAGGCCGAGGAGAACTTCCACAAGCAGGaggagcagcggcagcagctggaggagcgGCGCCGGGAAGCAGAACACGCGCGCGAGCTGCACATGCTCCAGATGTTGGGCCAGATGTTCAGCGGGATGGTCAcgcccacccccgcccccacgcCGCAGGCCTGCCCCCAGCATCACGCTGACCAGCAGCCTTGCGGAAACCGAGGGGCCGTTCCAGCCCGTCCGCTAG TTATCGAGCGTTCGTTCTCCGTGGGGGGCACCGCGCAGAGGAACATGGACAGCATCCTGCCTCTTGTGAAGAGCATCATTCCCCCACTGATGCCTAGGAAGCACAAGGGCCAAGACGGGCGAATCGGCATCGTCGGAGGATGTCAGGA GTATACAGGGGCTCCGTACTTTGCAGCGATCTCTGCATTGAAAGTG GGGGCGGACCTGTCTCATGTGTTTTGCACCAAAGATGCTGCCACTGTGATCAAGTCCTACAGTCCCGAGCTGATTGTGCATCCAGTTCT AGACGGCCCTGATGCGGTGGAGGAGGTGGAGAAATGGCTGCCGAGACTACACAGCGTGGTCGTCGGACCTGGTTTGGGCAGGGACGATAAGCTCCTTAAGAATGCCAAG GATATTATAGAGAAATCAAAAGCAAGAGGCATTCCTGTTGTTATAGATGCA GATGGACTTTGGCTTGTTGCCCAACAACCAGCCATCATTCATGGCTACCCAAAAGCCATCCTCACGCCCAATTTCATGGAGTTCAGGCGACTCTATGAAGCAACG CACCACGAGCCACTGGACAGCAGTGACATCCAGAGGTCTGCTCTCCAGCTCAGTGTAGCCATGGGGAACCTGACGGTGGTGCTTAAAGGAGAGGAGGACATCATCACCAATGGGAACAGTG TGATGGTGTGCAGTCAGGAAGGCAGCAGTCGGCGCTgcggtggacagggtgaccttCTCTCTGGCTCCCTGGGGGTCATGGCACACTGGGCCTACTCATCGACAGCAGAAGCCACCAAGGG CACAAGCCCAGCAATGGTGGCCGCCTTTGGGGCCTGCACCCTGACCAGGCAGTGCAACCGGCAGGCGTTCCACAAGCACGGCCGCTCCATGACCACGTCGGACATGCTGCCGGAGATCGGGAGCGCCTTCCGGAAGCTCTTTGAGAGCTGA
- the naxd gene encoding ATP-dependent (S)-NAD(P)H-hydrate dehydratase isoform X4 has protein sequence MRRSSLAKRLYFIERSFSVGGTAQRNMDSILPLVKSIIPPLMPRKHKGQDGRIGIVGGCQEYTGAPYFAAISALKVGADLSHVFCTKDAATVIKSYSPELIVHPVLDGPDAVEEVEKWLPRLHSVVVGPGLGRDDKLLKNAKDIIEKSKARGIPVVIDADGLWLVAQQPAIIHGYPKAILTPNFMEFRRLYEATHHEPLDSSDIQRSALQLSVAMGNLTVVLKGEEDIITNGNSVMVCSQEGSSRRCGGQGDLLSGSLGVMAHWAYSSTAEATKGTSPAMVAAFGACTLTRQCNRQAFHKHGRSMTTSDMLPEIGSAFRKLFES, from the exons ATGCGCAGATCAAGCCTTGCGAAGCGTCTTTATT TTATCGAGCGTTCGTTCTCCGTGGGGGGCACCGCGCAGAGGAACATGGACAGCATCCTGCCTCTTGTGAAGAGCATCATTCCCCCACTGATGCCTAGGAAGCACAAGGGCCAAGACGGGCGAATCGGCATCGTCGGAGGATGTCAGGA GTATACAGGGGCTCCGTACTTTGCAGCGATCTCTGCATTGAAAGTG GGGGCGGACCTGTCTCATGTGTTTTGCACCAAAGATGCTGCCACTGTGATCAAGTCCTACAGTCCCGAGCTGATTGTGCATCCAGTTCT AGACGGCCCTGATGCGGTGGAGGAGGTGGAGAAATGGCTGCCGAGACTACACAGCGTGGTCGTCGGACCTGGTTTGGGCAGGGACGATAAGCTCCTTAAGAATGCCAAG GATATTATAGAGAAATCAAAAGCAAGAGGCATTCCTGTTGTTATAGATGCA GATGGACTTTGGCTTGTTGCCCAACAACCAGCCATCATTCATGGCTACCCAAAAGCCATCCTCACGCCCAATTTCATGGAGTTCAGGCGACTCTATGAAGCAACG CACCACGAGCCACTGGACAGCAGTGACATCCAGAGGTCTGCTCTCCAGCTCAGTGTAGCCATGGGGAACCTGACGGTGGTGCTTAAAGGAGAGGAGGACATCATCACCAATGGGAACAGTG TGATGGTGTGCAGTCAGGAAGGCAGCAGTCGGCGCTgcggtggacagggtgaccttCTCTCTGGCTCCCTGGGGGTCATGGCACACTGGGCCTACTCATCGACAGCAGAAGCCACCAAGGG CACAAGCCCAGCAATGGTGGCCGCCTTTGGGGCCTGCACCCTGACCAGGCAGTGCAACCGGCAGGCGTTCCACAAGCACGGCCGCTCCATGACCACGTCGGACATGCTGCCGGAGATCGGGAGCGCCTTCCGGAAGCTCTTTGAGAGCTGA
- the naxd gene encoding ATP-dependent (S)-NAD(P)H-hydrate dehydratase isoform X2, whose amino-acid sequence MRGRMQLGAGAAAVCILAVLLSIFLFYNEVIERSFSVGGTAQRNMDSILPLVKSIIPPLMPRKHKGQDGRIGIVGGCQEYTGAPYFAAISALKVGADLSHVFCTKDAATVIKSYSPELIVHPVLDGPDAVEEVEKWLPRLHSVVVGPGLGRDDKLLKNAKDIIEKSKARGIPVVIDADGLWLVAQQPAIIHGYPKAILTPNFMEFRRLYEATHHEPLDSSDIQRSALQLSVAMGNLTVVLKGEEDIITNGNSVMVCSQEGSSRRCGGQGDLLSGSLGVMAHWAYSSTAEATKGTSPAMVAAFGACTLTRQCNRQAFHKHGRSMTTSDMLPEIGSAFRKLFES is encoded by the exons ATGCGTGGCAGAATGCAGTTAGGAGCGGGCGCTGCGGCCGTATGCATCCTGGCAGTCCTGCTTTCGATATTTCTCTTTTATAACGAAG TTATCGAGCGTTCGTTCTCCGTGGGGGGCACCGCGCAGAGGAACATGGACAGCATCCTGCCTCTTGTGAAGAGCATCATTCCCCCACTGATGCCTAGGAAGCACAAGGGCCAAGACGGGCGAATCGGCATCGTCGGAGGATGTCAGGA GTATACAGGGGCTCCGTACTTTGCAGCGATCTCTGCATTGAAAGTG GGGGCGGACCTGTCTCATGTGTTTTGCACCAAAGATGCTGCCACTGTGATCAAGTCCTACAGTCCCGAGCTGATTGTGCATCCAGTTCT AGACGGCCCTGATGCGGTGGAGGAGGTGGAGAAATGGCTGCCGAGACTACACAGCGTGGTCGTCGGACCTGGTTTGGGCAGGGACGATAAGCTCCTTAAGAATGCCAAG GATATTATAGAGAAATCAAAAGCAAGAGGCATTCCTGTTGTTATAGATGCA GATGGACTTTGGCTTGTTGCCCAACAACCAGCCATCATTCATGGCTACCCAAAAGCCATCCTCACGCCCAATTTCATGGAGTTCAGGCGACTCTATGAAGCAACG CACCACGAGCCACTGGACAGCAGTGACATCCAGAGGTCTGCTCTCCAGCTCAGTGTAGCCATGGGGAACCTGACGGTGGTGCTTAAAGGAGAGGAGGACATCATCACCAATGGGAACAGTG TGATGGTGTGCAGTCAGGAAGGCAGCAGTCGGCGCTgcggtggacagggtgaccttCTCTCTGGCTCCCTGGGGGTCATGGCACACTGGGCCTACTCATCGACAGCAGAAGCCACCAAGGG CACAAGCCCAGCAATGGTGGCCGCCTTTGGGGCCTGCACCCTGACCAGGCAGTGCAACCGGCAGGCGTTCCACAAGCACGGCCGCTCCATGACCACGTCGGACATGCTGCCGGAGATCGGGAGCGCCTTCCGGAAGCTCTTTGAGAGCTGA
- the naxd gene encoding ATP-dependent (S)-NAD(P)H-hydrate dehydratase isoform X3 codes for MNKISFSRGLLSEISRCFPLVIERSFSVGGTAQRNMDSILPLVKSIIPPLMPRKHKGQDGRIGIVGGCQEYTGAPYFAAISALKVGADLSHVFCTKDAATVIKSYSPELIVHPVLDGPDAVEEVEKWLPRLHSVVVGPGLGRDDKLLKNAKDIIEKSKARGIPVVIDADGLWLVAQQPAIIHGYPKAILTPNFMEFRRLYEATHHEPLDSSDIQRSALQLSVAMGNLTVVLKGEEDIITNGNSVMVCSQEGSSRRCGGQGDLLSGSLGVMAHWAYSSTAEATKGTSPAMVAAFGACTLTRQCNRQAFHKHGRSMTTSDMLPEIGSAFRKLFES; via the exons ATGAATAAGATTAGCTTTTCCCGCGGTCTCCTGTCAGAAATAAGCCGTTGCTTCCCTCTAG TTATCGAGCGTTCGTTCTCCGTGGGGGGCACCGCGCAGAGGAACATGGACAGCATCCTGCCTCTTGTGAAGAGCATCATTCCCCCACTGATGCCTAGGAAGCACAAGGGCCAAGACGGGCGAATCGGCATCGTCGGAGGATGTCAGGA GTATACAGGGGCTCCGTACTTTGCAGCGATCTCTGCATTGAAAGTG GGGGCGGACCTGTCTCATGTGTTTTGCACCAAAGATGCTGCCACTGTGATCAAGTCCTACAGTCCCGAGCTGATTGTGCATCCAGTTCT AGACGGCCCTGATGCGGTGGAGGAGGTGGAGAAATGGCTGCCGAGACTACACAGCGTGGTCGTCGGACCTGGTTTGGGCAGGGACGATAAGCTCCTTAAGAATGCCAAG GATATTATAGAGAAATCAAAAGCAAGAGGCATTCCTGTTGTTATAGATGCA GATGGACTTTGGCTTGTTGCCCAACAACCAGCCATCATTCATGGCTACCCAAAAGCCATCCTCACGCCCAATTTCATGGAGTTCAGGCGACTCTATGAAGCAACG CACCACGAGCCACTGGACAGCAGTGACATCCAGAGGTCTGCTCTCCAGCTCAGTGTAGCCATGGGGAACCTGACGGTGGTGCTTAAAGGAGAGGAGGACATCATCACCAATGGGAACAGTG TGATGGTGTGCAGTCAGGAAGGCAGCAGTCGGCGCTgcggtggacagggtgaccttCTCTCTGGCTCCCTGGGGGTCATGGCACACTGGGCCTACTCATCGACAGCAGAAGCCACCAAGGG CACAAGCCCAGCAATGGTGGCCGCCTTTGGGGCCTGCACCCTGACCAGGCAGTGCAACCGGCAGGCGTTCCACAAGCACGGCCGCTCCATGACCACGTCGGACATGCTGCCGGAGATCGGGAGCGCCTTCCGGAAGCTCTTTGAGAGCTGA
- the rab20 gene encoding ras-related protein Rab-20, whose protein sequence is MKVKYTIDRATSSPVRLKRRRSRSTMPDYAKMKKPDVKLVILGDMNVGKTSLLHRYMERKFKDTISTVGGAFFLKQWGRYNISIWDTAGREQFHGLGSMYCRGASAILLTYDVTSWQSLAELEDRFLSLTDTASDDCIFAVVGNKADLTDAMAVEQEGEQEESCPASVCPTPPASPSAHKQVHREDAMALYRRILRYKMLDERTSLPAESMCFETSAKTGYNVDQLFETLFDLVLPSIMKKRDDEKISTVDLEQSADVAKAKSHCCS, encoded by the exons ATGAAAGTAAAGTACACCATAGACAGAGCAACTTCGTCCCCGGTAAGGCTGAAAAGGCGGCGTTCGCGGAGTACCATGCCGGACTATGCCAAGATGAAGAAACCCGACGTTAAGCTGGTGATCCTCGGTGACATGAATGTTGGAAAGACCTCTCTGCTGCACAGGTACATGGAGAGGAAGTTTAAGGACACCATCAGTACCGTTGGAGGGGCGTTTTTCCTGAAGCAGTGGGGACGCTACAACATCTCCATCTGGGACACTGCAG GTCGGGAACAGTTCCACGGGTTGGGATCCATGTATTGTCGAGGTGCGTCTGCCATTCTCCTCACCTACGACGTCACCAGCTGGCAGAGCCTGGCCGAGCTGGAGGACCGCTTCCTGTCCCTGACCGACACCGCCAGCGACGACTGCATCTTCGCCGTCGTGGGCAACAAGGCCGACCTCACCGACGCCATGGCCGTCGAGCAGGAgggggagcaggaggagagCTGTCCGGCCAGCGTGTGTCCCACCCCTCCAGCCTCCCCCAGCGCGCACAAGCAGGTGCACCGAGAGGACGCCATGGCGCTCTACCGCCGCATCCTCAGGTACAAGATGCTGGACGAACGCACTAGCTTACCGGCCGAGAGCATGTGCTTTGAGACCAGCGCCAAAACGGGCTACAACGTGGACCAGCTGTTTGAGACACTGTTCGACCTGGTGCTGCCTTCCATAATGAAGAAGAGGGACGATGAGAAGATCTCCACCGTCGACCTGGAACAGTCGGCGGACGTGGCCAAAGCCAAAAGCCATTGCTGCTCCTGA